From the genome of Bacteroidota bacterium, one region includes:
- a CDS encoding LapA family protein, whose protein sequence is MQKSLLVGLIIAVIMVIFAIQNAGEIVVNLWFWQVKSSLVFILLFTFILGAIFGLVFSIPTLNQKKKQIKELLEKKEGQNDNEIKQN, encoded by the coding sequence ATGCAGAAATCCTTATTAGTCGGATTGATCATTGCCGTGATCATGGTCATTTTTGCCATTCAGAATGCAGGGGAAATAGTAGTGAATTTATGGTTCTGGCAAGTCAAAAGTTCTTTGGTCTTTATTTTGCTTTTCACCTTTATTCTTGGGGCAATTTTTGGGCTGGTATTTTCAATTCCTACCCTTAACCAGAAAAAGAAGCAGATAAAAGAATTACTGGAGAAAAAAGAAGGGCAAAATGATAATGAAATAAAACAGAACTAA